A window of Cryptomeria japonica chromosome 3, Sugi_1.0, whole genome shotgun sequence contains these coding sequences:
- the LOC131033789 gene encoding gibberellin-regulated protein 8-like encodes MEMKRAICLCLLLALFLALSFQTAATEAVDSGPAMPSAPKLTEKGKTSTSVSFCSKPAKCQDKCNFRCEYARLKRCMKFCKDCCKMCSCVPSGHYGNKDECPCYRDRKNSKGTSKCP; translated from the exons ATGGAGATGAAGAGAGCAATATGCCTTTGCCTCTTGTTGGCTCTTTTTCTCGCTCTTTCATTTCAA ACTGCAGCAACAGAAGCTGTAGATTCGGGCCCTGCGATGCCTTCTGCACCAAAACTAACTGAAAAGGGTAAAACTTCTACGTCCGTTTCTTTTTGTTCCAAACCAGCCA AGTGCCAGGACAAATGTAATTTCAGGTGTGAGTATGCTCGGCTAAAGAGGTGCATGAAGTTCTGCAAGGATTGCTGTAAAATGTGCAGCTGTGTTCCAAGCGGGCATTATGGGAATAAGGATGAATGCCCATGTTACAGAGACAGAAAGAACTCCAAGGGTACATCCAAGTGCCCATGA